A stretch of the bacterium genome encodes the following:
- a CDS encoding 4Fe-4S dicluster domain-containing protein, translating into MTRKSLTLEDKIALVKLRPYKESHLVIHDQRICRDCDRRECATVCPVKTYAWEEGRGQIVVSFENCFECGTCRLACPFENIGWKYPPGGYGVEFGHG; encoded by the coding sequence ATGACCCGGAAGAGCCTCACACTCGAGGATAAGATCGCTCTGGTCAAGCTCCGTCCATACAAGGAGAGCCACCTGGTGATCCACGACCAGCGGATCTGCCGGGACTGTGATCGCCGTGAGTGCGCCACCGTCTGTCCCGTGAAGACTTACGCGTGGGAAGAGGGCCGGGGTCAGATCGTCGTTTCCTTTGAAAACTGTTTTGAATGCGGGACATGCCGCCTGGCCTGCCCTTTTGAGAACATAGGATGGAAATATCCTCCCGGCGGCTATGGTGTCGAGTTCGGTCATGGTTGA